A section of the Cenarchaeum symbiont of Oopsacas minuta genome encodes:
- a CDS encoding PEFG-CTERM sorting domain-containing protein: MRHWIIVFLVFVIMVSTSFAYGQANTKQLDIYTPSLTYYEGDVLVIGGSISKIIMDTPVTIRVYSSSDTVVDIAQIDVALDGSFAHTMIAFGPQWVSTGEYRIEAKYGEESDYTNFQFLKTEIRQAITSNYDVDAGNSGTFDVGYTIHGGSVDEILVDTHGLSLVLSITAQEAGEITMNIPKEFIDALDSNGNKIDFIVLVDNIEVGHTESNTDSANRKITVGFSDNNSEIRIIGTHAIPEFGTMMILVFVVAISVIVLVSFYPSRLKIVF; the protein is encoded by the coding sequence ATGCGACATTGGATCATTGTATTTTTGGTCTTTGTAATAATGGTCTCCACATCTTTTGCATACGGCCAAGCAAATACAAAGCAATTGGATATATACACTCCATCTTTGACATATTATGAGGGAGATGTGTTGGTAATAGGCGGTAGCATCTCTAAGATAATTATGGACACTCCAGTTACAATTAGAGTCTATTCATCAAGTGACACGGTTGTAGATATTGCACAAATAGATGTTGCACTTGATGGTAGCTTTGCTCATACGATGATTGCGTTTGGACCACAGTGGGTAAGTACTGGCGAGTATAGAATAGAAGCAAAATACGGTGAAGAAAGCGACTATACAAACTTTCAATTTCTCAAGACAGAGATACGGCAAGCCATTACATCCAATTATGATGTAGATGCTGGTAACTCTGGAACGTTTGATGTTGGTTATACAATACACGGAGGTTCTGTAGATGAAATTTTGGTCGACACACACGGACTCTCACTTGTACTTTCAATAACGGCTCAAGAGGCAGGTGAGATAACTATGAACATTCCAAAAGAGTTTATCGACGCACTAGACTCGAATGGCAACAAGATAGATTTTATAGTTCTAGTTGACAATATCGAAGTTGGCCATACAGAAAGCAATACCGATAGCGCAAATAGAAAGATCACCGTTGGATTTTCTGACAATAATTCTGAAATTCGTATAATTGGCACACATGCCATACCAGAGTTTGGAACAATGATGATACTAGTATTTGTCGTAGCAATTTCAGTTATAGTATTGGTTAGTTTTTACCCATCAAGATTAAAAATTGTATTTTGA